A window of Myxococcales bacterium contains these coding sequences:
- a CDS encoding carotenoid oxygenase family protein has product MTQAAPTTGYLELEHTPIHRELSGEAIVVSGELPKDLRGLYVRNSPSPQFSPIGKYHWFDGDGMVHGLRFENGRATYRNRWVETRGFKAEREAGKALYTGILEPVRPEAMGLPGGPIKDTANTDLVFHRGRLFALWWLSGTPYELSTRDLSTLGPERFGKKLTGGFSAHPKVDPRTNELVFFDYSMVKSPHLRYGLVSAEGELVRYEAIEIPTPHVLHDMAITENYSILLDFPMGWDQARLAQGKMRIAFDRGTPSRFGVLPRLGYASDVRWFEAEPCYMYHTINAYEEGREIVLVGCRVRDPIPEKRDATGKVARLDSIELVPHLYEWRFDLDTGKTKERQLDDLATEFPRINDAIQGKKARYSYNPRVAPDEALKFDGLVKYDLETGAKLVWDAPAGTFVGEAAFARAGSLTGEDDGYLVTYGTSHEADDSHAFVLDARTMREVARLRLPQRIPLGFHSYFCHDHT; this is encoded by the coding sequence ATGACCCAGGCCGCGCCGACCACCGGATACCTCGAGCTCGAGCACACGCCCATCCACCGTGAGCTCTCCGGCGAGGCCATCGTCGTCTCGGGCGAGCTCCCGAAGGACCTCCGCGGCCTCTACGTCCGCAACTCGCCGAGCCCGCAATTTTCGCCCATCGGCAAGTACCACTGGTTCGACGGCGACGGCATGGTGCACGGCCTGCGGTTCGAGAACGGGCGCGCCACCTACCGAAACCGCTGGGTCGAGACGCGCGGCTTCAAGGCCGAGCGCGAGGCGGGCAAGGCCCTCTACACGGGCATCTTGGAGCCCGTTCGCCCCGAGGCCATGGGCCTCCCCGGCGGCCCCATCAAGGACACCGCGAACACCGACCTCGTGTTCCACCGCGGGCGCCTCTTCGCCCTCTGGTGGCTCTCGGGCACACCGTACGAGCTGTCCACGCGCGACCTCTCGACCCTCGGCCCCGAGCGCTTCGGCAAGAAGCTCACCGGCGGCTTCTCGGCGCACCCCAAGGTCGATCCGCGCACGAACGAGCTCGTGTTCTTCGACTACTCCATGGTGAAGAGCCCGCATCTCCGGTACGGCCTCGTCTCGGCCGAGGGCGAGCTCGTGCGCTACGAGGCGATCGAGATCCCCACGCCCCACGTGCTGCACGACATGGCGATCACGGAGAACTACTCGATTCTCCTCGATTTTCCGATGGGGTGGGACCAGGCCCGCCTCGCCCAGGGCAAGATGCGCATCGCCTTCGATCGCGGCACCCCGAGCCGCTTCGGTGTGCTCCCCCGCCTCGGCTACGCGAGCGACGTGCGCTGGTTCGAGGCCGAGCCCTGTTACATGTATCATACCATCAACGCCTACGAGGAGGGCCGCGAGATCGTGCTCGTGGGCTGCCGTGTGCGCGACCCGATCCCCGAGAAGCGCGACGCGACGGGCAAGGTCGCGCGGCTCGACTCGATCGAGCTCGTGCCCCACCTCTACGAGTGGCGCTTCGACCTCGACACGGGCAAGACCAAGGAGCGCCAGCTCGACGATCTCGCGACCGAGTTCCCTCGCATCAACGACGCGATCCAGGGCAAAAAGGCCCGCTACTCGTACAACCCGCGCGTCGCCCCCGACGAGGCCCTCAAGTTCGACGGCCTCGTGAAATACGACCTCGAGACCGGCGCGAAGCTCGTGTGGGACGCGCCCGCCGGCACGTTCGTGGGCGAAGCGGCGTTCGCCCGCGCAGGCTCCCTCACCGGCGAGGACGACGGCTACCTCGTCACCTACGGGACGAGCCACGAGGCCGACGATTCGCACGCGTTCGTGCTCGACGCCCGCACCATGCGCGAGGTCGCACGGCTACGGCTCCCGCAGCGGATCCCGCTCGGGTTCCACTCCTACTTCTGCCACGACCACACCTGA
- a CDS encoding alpha/beta fold hydrolase, translated as MEHEVTLYSGGLRLSGVLRLPEGASAGKKVPAVVCCQGFSLVKEVWLPKSAEALNREGYATLNVDYRFFGASEGEPRCRLVPSMQVEDVRAALTFLETVPEVDPMRLGLFGISLGASVAAGAAGKDPRVRALVAVAGPGDLGRVWSQFPDFPKFYEKVREARRHYTATGEVRYVAVPKLLSSDPDTCALLVADAPNYPRWRLEITFESLMDLFEFAPEDDLPKTRAACLFVHPGDDTLIAGGEMASMYAKARGPKKLVKLPGVKHHEIYGEGKGFGPLMAETLAFFASHL; from the coding sequence ATGGAACACGAGGTCACGCTCTACTCCGGCGGCCTGCGGCTCTCGGGGGTCCTCCGCCTGCCCGAGGGCGCTTCGGCCGGCAAGAAGGTCCCCGCCGTGGTGTGCTGCCAGGGCTTCTCGCTCGTCAAAGAGGTGTGGCTGCCCAAGAGCGCCGAGGCCCTGAACCGCGAGGGCTACGCGACGCTCAACGTCGACTACCGCTTCTTCGGCGCGAGCGAAGGCGAGCCTCGCTGCCGCCTCGTGCCCTCGATGCAGGTCGAGGACGTGCGCGCGGCCCTCACGTTCCTCGAGACCGTGCCCGAGGTCGACCCGATGCGCCTCGGCCTCTTCGGCATCAGCTTGGGCGCGAGCGTAGCCGCGGGCGCCGCCGGCAAAGACCCACGCGTGCGCGCGCTCGTGGCCGTGGCGGGCCCCGGGGACCTCGGCCGCGTGTGGTCCCAATTCCCTGATTTTCCTAAGTTTTACGAGAAGGTGCGCGAGGCGCGCCGGCACTACACGGCGACCGGCGAGGTCCGCTACGTGGCCGTGCCCAAGCTGCTCTCGTCCGACCCGGACACGTGCGCCCTGCTCGTGGCCGACGCCCCCAACTACCCTCGCTGGAGGCTCGAGATCACGTTCGAGTCGCTCATGGACCTCTTCGAGTTCGCCCCCGAGGACGACCTCCCGAAGACCCGCGCGGCCTGCCTCTTCGTGCACCCGGGCGACGACACGCTCATCGCGGGCGGCGAGATGGCGAGCATGTACGCGAAGGCCCGAGGCCCGAAGAAGCTCGTGAAGCTCCCCGGCGTGAAGCACCACGAGATCTACGGCGAGGGCAAGGGCTTCGGCCCGCTCATGGCCGAGACCCTGGCCTTCTTCGCGAGCCACCTTTGA